Proteins found in one Coffea eugenioides isolate CCC68of chromosome 5, Ceug_1.0, whole genome shotgun sequence genomic segment:
- the LOC113770169 gene encoding xyloglucan endotransglucosylase/hydrolase protein 9 encodes MASLGSISMKKLWVLLGFCCFALLSVVDLVSSSSSKFDELFQASWANDHFVYEGDEVLKMKLDYNSGAGFQSKSKYMYGKVTVQIKLVEGDSAGTVTAFYMSSDGPTHNEFDFEFLGNTTGEPYSVQTNLYINGVGNREQRLKLWFDPTTDFHAYSILWTPRKVLFLVDETPIREHSNQEDKGIPFPKDQPMGVYSSIWNADDWATQGGRVKTDWSHAPFVASYTGFEIDSCVVPATVAAADYSKQCSSSNEKKYWWDEPTIGELSIHQSHQLIWVRANHMFYDYCTDTARFPVAPLECQHHQHRH; translated from the exons ATGGCTAGTTTGGGTTCCATTTCGATGAAAAAATTATGGGTTTTGTTGGGTTTTTGTTGCTTTGCTTTGTTGTCAGTGGTGGATTTGGTTAGCTCTTCATCATCAAAATTTGATGAGCTTTTTCAGGCTAGTTGGGCTAATGACCATTTCGTCTATGAGGGTGATGAGGTTCTTAAGATGAAGCTGGATTACAACTCTG GTGCTGGATTCCAGTCAAAGAGCAAGTATATGTATGGAAAAGTTACAGTTCAGATCAAGCTTGTTGAGGGTGACTCTGCTGGAACTGTCACTGCTTTCTAT ATGTCATCTGATGGTCCAACCCACAATGAGTTTGATTTTGAGTTTCTTGGCAACACTACTGGTGAGCCTTATTCTGTTCAGACAAATTTGTACATCAATGGTGTTGGTAACAGAGAGCAAAGACTGAAGCTCTGGTTTGATCCTACCACTGATTTCCATGCCTATTCCATCCTCTGGACCCCTCGCAAAGTCCT ATTCTTAGTAGATGAGACACCTATAAGAGAACACTCTAACCAGGAGGATAAGGGCATACCATTCCCTAAGGATCAACCTATGGGAGTCTATAGTTCCATATGGAATGCTGATGATTGGGCCACACAAGGTGGTAGGGTAAAGACTGATTGGAGCCATGCACCCTTTGTAGCTTCCTATACGGGCTTTGAGATCGATTCTTGTGTGGTTCCTGCAACAGTGGCAGCAGCAGATTATTCTAAGCAGTGTAGCAGCAGCAATGAGAAGAAGTATTGGTGGGATGAACCGACAATTGGAGAGCTTAGCATCCACCAGAGCCACCAGCTCATTTGGGTTAGGGCCAACCATATGTTTTATGATTATTGCACTGATACTGCTCGGTTCCCGGTTGCACCTCTTGAGTGCCAGCACCACCAGCACCGCCACTAG